A single window of Planktothrix serta PCC 8927 DNA harbors:
- a CDS encoding cupin domain-containing protein, with the protein MIGNSLNLKDKIQYAAAGVLSSVLWKDNICQYTLFCLAEGTDISEHTSSRNATVQVLEGKGILTLNGEEIQLEAGVFIVMAANAPHALKAESNLAFLLTLSAPES; encoded by the coding sequence ATGATCGGAAATTCTTTGAATTTAAAAGATAAAATCCAATACGCAGCCGCAGGGGTTTTAAGTTCAGTGCTTTGGAAAGACAATATTTGCCAATATACCCTATTTTGTTTGGCAGAAGGAACCGATATTTCCGAACATACCTCTAGCCGCAATGCAACGGTTCAGGTATTAGAAGGAAAAGGGATATTAACGTTAAATGGGGAAGAAATTCAATTAGAAGCGGGAGTTTTTATCGTGATGGCGGCTAACGCGCCTCATGCGTTAAAAGCAGAGTCTAATTTAGCCTTTTTACTCACTCTATCCGCACCGGAATCTTAA
- a CDS encoding PHP domain-containing protein: MLELHCHTTYSDGQLTPTELVIAATEAGVKALAITDHDTVSGWEEAFQTAAFYDIEIVPGVELSTVYNERSLHILGFYPDKNKLENPLKERLSGRKNRANQIIEKLGKLGYPIELEPMGEGVAAARPHIAKAMVKAGYVKSSQEAFERWLGEHKPAFVQYDKFSSIEGIQLLKSCGAVPIWAHPYLYHGGKFETVFKELLEAGLMGLEVYHPYHSSSQIQRLEKLCDEYGILKTGGSDYHGVGSLNQFNLSLGLLEPLKQTAHRLAVSVN; this comes from the coding sequence ATGTTAGAACTTCACTGTCATACCACCTACTCCGATGGTCAACTCACTCCGACTGAACTGGTTATCGCCGCCACCGAAGCCGGAGTTAAAGCCTTAGCTATTACAGACCACGATACTGTATCCGGTTGGGAAGAGGCTTTTCAGACGGCGGCATTTTATGATATAGAAATTGTACCGGGGGTGGAATTATCAACGGTTTACAATGAACGATCACTGCATATTTTAGGGTTTTATCCCGATAAAAATAAACTCGAAAATCCCCTCAAAGAACGTTTAAGTGGGCGTAAAAATAGAGCGAATCAAATAATAGAAAAACTAGGTAAACTCGGTTATCCGATTGAGTTAGAGCCGATGGGAGAAGGAGTGGCTGCGGCACGTCCTCATATTGCAAAGGCTATGGTAAAAGCGGGTTATGTTAAGTCTTCCCAAGAAGCTTTTGAACGGTGGTTAGGAGAGCATAAACCTGCCTTTGTTCAGTATGACAAATTTTCTAGTATTGAGGGGATTCAATTATTAAAATCCTGTGGTGCGGTTCCTATTTGGGCGCATCCTTATTTATATCACGGGGGAAAATTTGAAACGGTTTTTAAAGAATTATTAGAAGCGGGATTAATGGGGCTGGAAGTTTATCATCCTTATCATAGTTCTTCGCAAATTCAACGGTTAGAAAAACTTTGTGATGAGTATGGGATATTAAAAACTGGAGGGAGTGATTATCATGGGGTAGGAAGCTTAAATCAGTTTAATTTATCTCTGGGTTTATTAGAACCCCTTAAACAAACTGCTCATCGTTTAGCGGTTTCAGTTAATTAA